Proteins from one Bactrocera neohumeralis isolate Rockhampton chromosome 3, APGP_CSIRO_Bneo_wtdbg2-racon-allhic-juicebox.fasta_v2, whole genome shotgun sequence genomic window:
- the LOC126752667 gene encoding carbonic anhydrase, with protein MSSHHWGYTAENGPAHWAKEFPQASGHRQSPVDITPSSAKKGSELNVAPLKWSYVPEHTVSLTNPGYCWRVDVKGQDSLLTGGPLGTDLYKLEQFHSHWGCTDDKGSEHTVDGVSYAGELHLVHWNTTKYESFAKAASAPDGLAVLGVFFEASDNAHPELEKITNLLPFVVHKGDRVTLPDACDPGKLLPTTTSYWTYEGSLTTPPCSESVIWIVFKTPIEVSRDQLDAMRNLNCYDVKDECPCNELNGKVINNFRPPLPLGNRVLREISGH; from the exons GTCCTGCTCATTGGGCTAAAGAATTCCCGCAGGCTTCGGGACACAGGCAATCGCCAGTCGACATCACTCCTTCGTCAGCAAAGAAGGGTAGTGAATTAAATGTCGCACCACTTAAATGGAGCTATGTTCCTGAACATACAGTTAGTCTTACAAATCCAG GTTACTGCTGGAGAGTCGATGTTAAGGGTCAGGATTCCCTGCTCACTGGTGGACCATTGGGCACAGATCTCTATAAATTAGAGCAATTCCACAGCCACTGGGGTTGTACCGATGACAAGGGTTCGGAGCACACCGTTGACGGAGTCTCTTACGCCGGTGAATTGCATCTTGTGCACTGGAACACCACCAAATATGAGTCATTCGCCAAGGCTGCTAGCGCACCTGATGGCTTAGCTGTGTTGGGCGTCTTCTTCGAG GCCAGCGACAATGCTCATCCGGAATTGGAGAAGATCACTAACCTCTTGCCTTTCGTTGTACACAAGGGTGATCGCGTCACTCTACCCGACGCCTGTGATCCTGGCAAGCTGTTGCCCACCACCACCTCTTATTGGACCTACGAGGGCTCACTCACCACTCCACCATGCTCCGAATCGGTGATTTGGATTGTTTTCAAAACACCCATTGAAGTGTCGCGCGATCAATTGGATGCTATGCGCAATCTCAATTGTTACGATGTCAAGGACGAGTGTCCATGCAATGAATTGAACGGCAAAGTCATTAACAATTTCCGTCCACCATTGCCTTTAGGTAATCGTGTATTGCGCGAGATCAGTGGACATTAA
- the LOC126752539 gene encoding brain tumor protein, translated as MASSPTPSLDSIRGTNSIESYGEHTGYLSDSPLTLSGSSPPVSDSAICDEFTSSSGSVSNQHHPISASVSSSSSSSSSSGLSGCGSTSSANSNNSCSNINNGSSGSGVLGGITCNSSNGPGVIGSNLNGKGSPSSSNLLTNNSIVSVSTANGGAVPRCTACKSKQSDAVARCFECISYLCANCVTAHQFMHCFNGHNVSLIKGFDTTTNNVTTAPSTTSTSSVTATNLAGPTSSNLTTNDLKLSSSLTMMLQQQQQQQQQQQQITKFTQLSKMVMNSHLVGSNNAAILGDNGEQLENSSNADDLFGNIVPQLRSTSYCRRHKNEALKFNCRTCCKIACNECVLQEHSAGLHEVEHIQEHQLSTVFPPNNTSTTATFSSQQQSSSETVLQTVLTELRGKIAEIVSLVSSNSDNNSSKIKMQYQKAHNEVNETYQFFCSMIDERKQEVLKELESLYNAKVASSSVWLQRSKELIEKAVHTCDSLERSPKTHSVTDVLMLRKMLEQQLQTALMDMQLPFELEFVSNYQSIQAGVRNTFGYVRPGNVETTSGGQLVKQPPIARPTQSSSNSSSSNSSLSGVGSAHLPLGLGLSSSLLDTYNNAVVGSGVNGVGGILGRSGNHNLIGNGGANSNANFEELMAKRYHNHATAVNGVIAPYVSVNPYEKWSNGGSDNIFSTTDPFSSAQLLNSLTSSVGANSSALSALTVQGSNASTDSLMDLTSKLLSTSTYPPKSQIKRQKMIYHCKFGEFGVLEGQFTEPSGVAVNAQNDIIVADTNNHRIQIFDKEGRFKFQFGECGKRDSQLLYPNRVAVVRNSGDIIVTERSPTHQIQIYNQYGQFVRKFGANILQHPRGVTVDNKGRIIVVECKVMRVIIFDQNGNVIHKFGCSKHLEFPNGVVVNDKQEIFISDNRAHCVKVFNYEGQYLRQIGGEGVTNYPIGVGINANGEILIADNHNNFNLTIFTQEGQLVSALESKVKHAQCFDVALMDDGSVVLASKDYRLYIYRYVQVPPIVM; from the coding sequence ATGGCCTCTTCTCCTACCCCATCATTGGACTCCATACGTGGTACTAATTCCATAGAATCTTACGGCGAACACACAGGATATTTATCTGACTCCCCACTTACACTGAGCGGCTCATCACCACCAGTTAGTGACTCAGCCATTTGTGACGAATTTACCAGCTCCTCAGGATCCGTTAGTAATCAGCATCATCCCATTTCGGCCTCAGTATCATCTTCTTCGTCGTCGTCGTCTAGTAGCGGTCTAAGTGGTTGCGGCAGCACAAGTAGTGCTAATAGTAATAATAGTTGCAGCAACATAAATAACGGTAGTAGTGGTAGTGGTGTACTTGGCGGTATCACTTGTAACAGTAGTAACGGTCCTGGCGTCATTGGCAGCAATTTGAACGGTAAAGGTAGTCCGTCGAGCAGCAATCTACTTACCAATAATAGCATTGTAAGCGTATCCACAGCTAATGGTGGTGCCGTACCGCGTTGCACCGCTTGTAAGAGTAAACAATCAGATGCTGTGGCGAGATGTTTTGAGTGTATTAGCTATTTATGCGCCAATTGCGTTACAGCTCATCAATTTATGCACTGTTTTAACGGGCATAATGTCTCATTAATAAAAGGTTTTGATACGACCACAAATAACGTGACCACAGCACCATCAACGACATCAACGTCCTCAGTCACCGCCACAAACTTAGCAGGCCCTACGTCCAGTAATCTGACTACAAACGATTTAAAGTTATCTAGTTCGCTAACTATgatgttacaacaacaacagcagcagcaacaacaacagcaacaaatcaCCAAATTTACGCAACTCTCCAAAATGGTAATGAATTCGCATCTTGTTGGTAGTAATAATGCCGCTATATTGGGCGATAATGGTGAACAATTGGAGAATAGCAGTAACGCTGATGATTTATTTGGCAATATAGTGCCACAATTACGTTCAACATCGTATTGTCGTCGCCACAAAAATGAagctttgaaattcaattgTCGCACATGCTGCAAGATTGCTTGCAATGAATGTGTCCTGCAAGAGCATTCTGCCGGCTTACATGAAGTTGAACATATACAAGAACATCAATTATCGACAGTTTTCCCACCGAATAATACGTCGACAACAGCAACGTTCAGCAGCCAACAACAATCGTCGTCCGAAACGGTGTTGCAAACTGTATTGACTGAATTACGTGGAAAAATTGCCGAAATTGTATCGCTGGTCAGTAGTAATTCTGATAATAATtccagcaaaataaaaatgcaatatcAAAAAGCACACAATGAGGTCAATGAGACTTATCAATTCTTCTGTTCGATGATTGACGAGCGTAAGCAAGAGGTTTTGAAGGAACTGGAGAGTTTATATAATGCCAAAGTGGCATCGAGCAGTGTCTGGTTACAGCGCTCCAAGGAACTCATTGAGAAAGCCGTGCATACATGCGATAGTTTGGAACGTTCACCGAAAACACATAGTGTCACCGATGTTTTAATGTTGCGCAAAATGCTTGAACAACAGCTACAAACCGCTTTAATGGATATGCAATTGCCATTTGAATTggaatttgtttcaaattacCAGTCCATACAGGCGGGTGTACGCAACACGTTCGGTTATGTTAGACCAGGCAATGTTGAAACAACTAGTGGTGGTCAATTAGTTAAACAGCCACCCATTGCCAGACCAACACAGAGCTCATCCAATAGTAGCAGCAGCAATAGTAGTCTCAGCGGTGTGGGTTCAGCACATTTGCCACTCGGTTTGGGCTTGTCGAGTAGCCTCCTTGACACCTACAATAATGCTGTGGTTGGTAGTGGTGTAAACGGTGTTGGCGGTATACTTGGACGTAGCGGCAATCATAATTTGATTGGCAACGGTGGCGCAAATAGTAACGCAAATTTCGAAGAGTTGATGGCTAAACGTTATCATAACCATGCAACGGCCGTCAATGGTGTTATTGCACCATATGTCAGTGTTAATCCTTATGAGAAATGGAGTAATGGCGGTAGTGATAATATTTTCTCTACTACAGATCCATTTTCAAGCGCACAATTACTTAACTCACTGACAAGCAGTGTGGGCGCCAATAGCAGCGCACTCAGTGCACTAACTGTACAAGGTAGTAATGCATCTACCGATTCGCTAATGGATCTAACTTCGAAACTGCTCTCTACCTCCACTTATCCACCTAAGTCACAAATTAAGCGCCAGAAAATGATTTACCATTGTAAATTTGGTGAATTCGGTGTGCTGGAGGGACAATTCACCGAACCCAGTGGTGTTGCAGTAAACGCACAAAATGATATAATTGTCGCCGATACGAATAATCATCGCATACAGATTTTCGATAAAGAAGGTcgtttcaaatttcaatttggtGAATGTGGTAAACGTGATTCGCAACTCTTGTATCCAAATCGTGTAGCTGTCGTGCGTAATTCCGGTGATATAATTGTTACCGAACGTTCACCAACGCATCAAATACAGATCTACAATCAGTATGGACAATTTGTGCGTAAATTCGGTGCCAACATATTGCAACATCCACGCGGTGTCACCGTGGACAACAAAGGACGCATCATTGTTGTGGAGTGCAAAGTGATGCGCGTCATCATTTTCGATCAGAATGGCAATGTGATTCACAAGTTTGGCTGCAGCAAGCACTTGGAGTTTCCCAATGGTGTTGTGGTCAATGACAAACAGGAGATTTTCATCAGTGACAATCGTGCACATTGCGTTAAAGTCTTCAATTATGAGGGTCAGTATTTGCGACAGATTGGTGGCGAAGGCGTCACCAACTATCCAATCGGTGTTGGCATAAATGCGAATggtgaaattttaattgctgACAATCATAATAACTTCAATTTGACGATTTTCACGCAAGAAGGACAACTAGTGAGCGCCCTGGAATCAAAGGTTAAACATGCACAATGCTTTGATGTAGCTCTCATGGACGATGGCAGCGTCGTACTGGCTAGCAAAGATTACCGTCTATACATTTACAGGTATGTTCAGGTCCCACCAATTGTTATGTAA